The Panthera tigris isolate Pti1 chromosome A1, P.tigris_Pti1_mat1.1, whole genome shotgun sequence region CTGCCCAGGCCGAGGTGCGCCATCTCGCACAGGTTGAGCAGCAGGCAGAGGCAGCTGACCACGTACATGACCAGCAGAAAGATGGTCTTCTCGGTGGGCCGCGACACGAAGCAGTCCACCACGTGCGGGCAGGGCTGGCGGCTGCACGGGAAGAAAGGCCGCACCTCGAAGCCGTACAACAGGTACTGGCCCACCAGGAAGGCCACCTCGAAGGCAGCCCGCGCCACCAGCTGGGCCACGTACACGCGCATCAGGCCCTCGCGCTGGATGCGCCGCCGCCCGTCGTGCTGCCGGGCGGGACCCGGGGCCCCCGCCGCCTTGGCGTCTCCGCCTGCGCCCTTGGCCGCGCCCGCGTCCTCGGCCTCGGCCTCCTCGCCCAGGCCTTCGGGCGCCCCCGACTCCTCGTCCTCCTCGCCCAGGCCCCCCAGCATGGGCTCCTCCTCGCCCAGGCCGGCGGAGTCGGGCCAGCCGGGGTGGGGCGGCAGGGGCAGCGGCAGGGGCGCGCGGGTCGGACGGCGGCGGGGCGCGCGGCGGCGTTCCTCCTCGGAGGCGCGGGCCAGGCGGTGCACGGCGTACCCCAGGTACATGACGGAGGGCGTGGAGATGACGACGATCTGGAAGACCCAGAAGCGCACGTGGGACAGGGGCGCGAACGCGTCGTAGCACACGTTGTCGCAGCCCGGCTGGCGCGTGTTGCACGTGAACTTCGTCTGCTCGTCCGAGTAGATGGACTCGCCGCCCACGGCCGTGAGCACGATGCGGAAGACCACCAGCACCGTGAGCCACACTTTGCCCACGAACGTGGAGTGGTTGTGGATCTCCTCCAGCAGTCGCGTCAGGAAACTCCAGCTCATGTTGGTCataggggcggggggtgggaccTGCGGAGCGGGAGCAGAGCTCAACCTCAGGGGGAGACGGACCGTCGGCCAGGAGGGGCGCACGCGGAGGGGGGGGGCGTCGCGGGAGGATAGGGAGGGGGCGGACCTCGGGCGCCCGGAGCTGGGACTCTGCCTAGCCCTTCCAGGAGCGccgtgccccccccacccccaccccccccagtccTGGCCGCATCCTGGGAATGGATACTGGGAAAAGCCAGGGCCTCCGTGAGCAGAACTGGGCACCAGCCAGCCTGCAGCAGCACCAGCGCCCAAGAAAGCCCAGAGCCTTATAAgccgcgcccctcccccagctctggggaccccacccaccccaggccctgAGAGCCACAGGGTCATGGGGCCAAAAGAGAAACCAAGGCCAGCCCCACTCAGGGTCAGCTCAGATCCATGGCCCTCACCACACCCAGGCAGCGCGCAGGTCATTGGAGAGGGTCTCATGGAGTCCTGTTCCCAGCATCCCGGAGGCCTCCAGGATCTGGGCTCCTcaactccctccccccctccccccactggccCTCATCCCCCCAGACCCACCCCCTGGAGCCCCATGGCCGCCCAGAACCATCTGTCCCCAGTCTCCCCCAGCAGtgcacccctcccccttccctcctccacacCCTGCTTCCTCCGTCTGTACAGGGGACCCCCATACACTTCATGCCCCCCAAGGGAACTGCTGGCCCCAGGCTGCTGCCCAGCCCTCTGGGCTGTTTTTCTCTCTAGTCCCGACACCACCCTGCCCTCTGCTGTCTCCTGGCCCAGACATCCCCTCGGGGAAGACAAGTGAGGCCAGGCATGTGTCCAGGACAGACCGGTCCGTGAGGCACACAGACACCAGGGCATCTGTGACACTTGGAGACAGCCGCGGGGCCACTCACCACGTCCCAGACCAGTGCCCCCTTGCAGATCAGCTGATCCCTGGGTGGGCCCGTGCCGGGGAAGAGAAGGCCACTGCGTTCACCTCCCTGCGCCtccaggaaggggggaggggctacaGCCTCCCACCGCCCACCCTACCTCCTTCACTACCAAGGCCAGTACCTGCTGCTGAGTAGTTTGGGGACAGGAGACCCCGGGGTGCCTAATGCTTCTGGTCTCCTCCCTCTGGAATGGGCACGGGAGGCAGCGTGGGCAGGTGTGGGATGGCACAGCAGAGGCGGGCGGGCAGGGGCTCCGGGAAGCTCCACTTTATGCAGCTGGGGCCTCTCCccgtgggtgggggcaggaagagggggcagCCTGGGTTCCTGGGGAAGTGACCCTCTTTCCTCACATCTGTGCGCAGCGCCCCTCAGAGCCACACAGGCACATGCGCTTCTCAAATGCACAGCCACACATGCACTCggacacacacgtgcatacagcAGGGCACATGGACCCACAGACACACGTGCACGCTCGTGTGTGCACATACTTATAAGCAAATGCACagaggtttggggcacctgggtggctgagtcagtagagcatctcttgatttccgctcaggtcatgatctcacagttagtgagtttgagccctgttctgccatgacagcatggagcctgctttgaatgctctctcctctctctctctctctctctctctctctctctctcccttctgtctccctctctctctgctcctccccttctctctcaaaagaaataaacttaaaacccaAATGTACAGAGGTTCACTCAGATATTTGTACAAGCACTAGGCGTGCACATTCACATCTGCACACAATTATAAACAAACACACtggtgcacatgcacacacactctcggGTACACAGACATGCACACCCAGCCCTCCGAGGCTGCCTTCTCCAACCCCCATCTAAGGCAGTgactcttcccccccccacccccgttcgtTCTAACCTCAACTCTTCCAGTATATGTCCCTGCCCCGGACCACATCACCGGAGGCCGACACCCACAGCCCCACTCCACAAGAACCCAGGAAAGGGGTGGCAGAGGGGCCTCCACCTCTTCTCTTCCTGCCAGGAGGGTGCCCCAGAAGTGGAAAGAGGAAGAGCCCTTGGTGTGTGGTATTTAACAACCAGCTCTAGGCGTGTGGGGGAGCCTCACTGTAGGGTGTGCCAATTCCCGGGTGTATGTGTGCCCACCACGCCCATGACCGAGCGGAGGGGCCTGCATGGGGGACTCTTGGACTAGCTCTAACTCTGCACTGGGGCAGACCCTGCGGGAGGTGTGAGGAACGGCGCAATGCCCTGGGGGGCAAGCCCACAGGGTCAGAGCCCCAGAGATGAGATTTGCCCTGGAGAGAGGGCACATCAGAGCAAGCCCTCCAGACCCTCAGCTCAGGAGAGAATCGGGCCAGCAGGAGCTGGAGGGAGCAAGGCTCCTCTCCTCCATCCCCTGCGCACTGGGGGAGGCAGGCTGCttttgggaggggggcagagactCACAGGCGGCACCCATCAGATTTAGGGTTCTCACTGCTTGGGGGTTGTAGACTGGCGGAGGGGGGTTGCTGGAATGTCCCATGTGGTCGTGGGTTAGCATGGGAGACCTGGTTGTGAACCCGTGTTAGCTGAACATGACACAGATGGCTCCCTAGAGAATGTCACCGGCACGAGTGTGGACAGGGTTTGTACACACGCGTATTCCCTTGCCTATCAACTGACAGGGTGGAGATGCGCAAACATCCATAGCAGCAAACACACGCACCACGGTCCCACTCTCCGTAAAAGACGCTGTGCTCCTGGAGAAGCGACCAGTGCCAGGTTGGGAACAAGAAAGGTGCCAGGGCACGTGCTTGGGCGGGAGAGCAAAGAGCCGATGAGTTGGGGTGCGCACGCCCACGCACGCACTGACTCGCAaagcacgcacacacgcgcgcgcccCATGCCCACAAGCGCGAGCCCACGCAATGACACGCGCCCACTGACGCACAAAGTATGCATGTGACCACGCCCACGCACCGATGCCCACAAACATGTACGTGCGCACGCCCACGCGTGCACTGATGCGCAAAGCACGCACACGCGTGCGCCCCGGTGCCCACAAGCGGGAGCCCACGCACCGACACGCGCACACCGACGCACAAAGCACGCACGTGAGCACGCCTGCGCGCACACTCATGCCCACAAGCACGCACATGCTCACGTACGCGCCCACACATGAGTTCACAgccacgcacacacacgcgcacacgtaCACAGTGAGGGAGCCGGAAGCACGTCGCAGGAGCGCCGTGTGTCGGAAGCTGCACCTATCTGGGTGATAGCGGAATAAGGCAGTATTACAGATTGGACTCTAGCGTCTAAACCAGACTATAAAATAAGTGTGAGTCCGTACTGATATAAACGACCTAAACGAATTAAAGTGGAAGAGAAGGGAGTTCTACACAGTTTATACAACCCATGCCACACGGCTCCCCATTCCTCGGCAGGGCCCTTCCAAAGAGCCGGCACCGCAAGAAGGGACGGACAGTGGATGCTGGCCCAAGTCCCCACCCTAGTGAGAGGCCGGTTTGTAGCACACGTGTAGACGCCCTGGTGTTCCGCAGAAAGCACCCAGGTAATGGAGAGACAACAGGAAACAGTTGTAGAGGCGGCTACAGATACCTGACATCAACACAGTCAGGGGTGTGATCACAAGGGAACTGAGGGCTGGACCCGGCAGCGTGGACAAGGAGACCTGATGGCCACGAGCCACTGAGACCCTGGGGGCACGCTCAGGAGACAAATACCACCCGAGACCTTAAGGAGACCCTAAGAGATGACTAAATGTCACATGAGACCCTGCAGAAAAGTACATGCCAGGAGGGACCATGGGGTGACCCTCAGTTAACAACCACGTGCCTGAGACCCTCAGGAGATGA contains the following coding sequences:
- the GJC2 gene encoding gap junction gamma-2 protein; translation: MTNMSWSFLTRLLEEIHNHSTFVGKVWLTVLVVFRIVLTAVGGESIYSDEQTKFTCNTRQPGCDNVCYDAFAPLSHVRFWVFQIVVISTPSVMYLGYAVHRLARASEEERRRAPRRRPTRAPLPLPLPPHPGWPDSAGLGEEEPMLGGLGEEDEESGAPEGLGEEAEAEDAGAAKGAGGDAKAAGAPGPARQHDGRRRIQREGLMRVYVAQLVARAAFEVAFLVGQYLLYGFEVRPFFPCSRQPCPHVVDCFVSRPTEKTIFLLVMYVVSCLCLLLNLCEMAHLGLGSAQDAVRGRRPPPGAPGPAPRPPPCVLPAAPTGLACPPDYSLVVRAAERARSHDRDLASLALQALRDGHALEDRESPPCPGLPAAARGPQRSGAPASGSGSATSGGTGQGRPGAKPRAGSEKGSASSREGKTTVWI